The proteins below come from a single Rhizobium tropici CIAT 899 genomic window:
- a CDS encoding sigma-70 family RNA polymerase sigma factor gives MTSMTLGDEFRTWSWRPPQDTAIGKLGWLLSRLRAFLAGPKTIKHAVLAATAEPSSHAASSKRAIALPDETMRRFQQTIIPHLDAAYNFARFLSRDADAAEDIVQEAYLRAYRGFGGFRDGDARAWTFTIVRNCYHAWLQEGRRKTRYEQPMTNERDSDEGSPSPDPASEEDTPEAAFMRKSETQRVREVINRLPDAMREVLVLRELEDLSYKEIAEIIDAPIGTVMSRLARARRDFGEVWRSLEGKGAVR, from the coding sequence ACGCTTGGCGACGAGTTCCGGACATGGAGCTGGCGCCCGCCGCAAGACACCGCGATTGGCAAGCTGGGGTGGCTTCTAAGCCGCCTACGCGCCTTCCTTGCTGGACCGAAAACGATCAAACACGCCGTCCTCGCAGCGACGGCAGAGCCATCGTCGCATGCCGCGTCTTCAAAGCGCGCGATCGCCTTGCCCGACGAGACTATGCGCCGCTTCCAGCAAACGATCATCCCGCATCTGGACGCCGCCTATAATTTCGCGCGCTTCCTGAGCCGCGATGCCGATGCCGCTGAAGATATCGTGCAGGAGGCATATCTGCGTGCCTATCGCGGTTTTGGCGGCTTTCGCGATGGCGATGCCCGCGCCTGGACCTTCACCATCGTCCGCAACTGCTATCATGCCTGGCTGCAGGAGGGCCGGCGCAAGACGCGCTACGAGCAGCCTATGACCAACGAAAGGGATTCGGATGAAGGCTCGCCCTCCCCCGATCCCGCCTCCGAGGAGGATACGCCGGAGGCGGCCTTCATGCGCAAGTCGGAAACGCAGCGCGTGCGCGAGGTCATCAACAGGCTGCCCGATGCCATGCGCGAGGTCCTGGTCCTGCGCGAACTCGAGGATCTCTCCTACAAGGAAATCGCCGAGATCATCGATGCGCCGATCGGCACCGTCATGTCGCGCCTCGCCCGCGCCCGCCGTGATTTTGGCGAAGTCTGGCGCAGCCTCGAAGGAAAAGGGGCGGTACGATGA
- a CDS encoding anti-sigma factor family protein, whose product MSGAEENDHGEWNDLLHGFIDGELDAANAARFEAHLATCRDCAGEMENALMVKRLSAREGVKWQAPDTVHARVQAALTLEQSMMRRATTAASQTESPWQHVWRLVREWSFVPSLAVLAASLMLVLNVPQQSQTIEDQLLASHVRSMLADHLTDVLTADQHTVKPWFNGKIDFSPPVVDLAAQGFPLVGGRVDYLDGRVVVALIYRRHGHVINLFVWPGAAGAKTNAEKEGYNFVEWHADGLVFWAVSDVAAPDLATFRDDFIRATAP is encoded by the coding sequence ATGAGCGGCGCTGAAGAGAATGATCACGGTGAATGGAACGATCTGCTGCACGGCTTCATTGACGGCGAGCTGGACGCAGCCAACGCGGCTCGTTTCGAGGCGCATCTGGCGACCTGCCGGGACTGCGCCGGCGAGATGGAGAATGCCCTGATGGTCAAGCGTCTTTCCGCACGCGAAGGCGTCAAATGGCAGGCGCCTGATACCGTCCATGCCCGCGTGCAGGCGGCACTGACGCTGGAGCAATCCATGATGAGGCGCGCAACCACGGCTGCGAGCCAAACGGAGAGCCCGTGGCAGCACGTGTGGCGATTGGTTCGCGAATGGAGTTTCGTGCCCTCGCTTGCCGTCCTTGCGGCAAGCCTCATGCTGGTACTGAACGTGCCGCAGCAGAGCCAGACGATCGAGGATCAGCTTCTCGCAAGCCATGTGCGCTCGATGCTCGCCGATCACCTCACCGACGTGCTGACCGCAGACCAGCACACGGTCAAACCATGGTTCAACGGCAAGATCGATTTCTCCCCGCCCGTAGTCGATCTGGCAGCCCAGGGCTTCCCTCTCGTCGGCGGCAGGGTGGATTATCTCGATGGCCGGGTGGTGGTGGCGCTGATCTATCGCCGGCACGGCCATGTCATCAATCTCTTCGTCTGGCCGGGCGCTGCGGGAGCCAAAACCAATGCCGAGAAGGAGGGCTATAATTTCGTCGAATGGCATGCCGACGGGCTGGTCTTTTGGGCTGTCTCCGATGTCGCCGCACCGGATCTCGCCACCTTCCGCGACGATTTTATCCGTGCGACAGCCCCATAA
- a CDS encoding YebC/PmpR family DNA-binding transcriptional regulator, which translates to MAGHSQFKNIMHRKGRQDSVRSKMFSKLAREITVAAKSGLPDPTMNASLRLAIQNAKAQSMPKDNIDRAIKKASGADTENYDAIRYEGYGPGGTAIIVEALTDNRNRTASNVRSIFTKAGGALGETGSVSFSFDHVGEITYKPSAGDADKVMEAAIEAGADDVESDEEGHVIICAFESLGEVAKALEATLGEAETVKAIWRAQNNVPVDEEKAQSLMKLIENLEDDDDVQNVYSNFEVSDEVMAKLSA; encoded by the coding sequence ATGGCTGGCCATTCACAGTTTAAAAACATCATGCACCGCAAGGGTCGTCAGGACTCGGTGCGTTCGAAAATGTTCTCGAAGCTGGCGCGCGAAATCACGGTCGCTGCCAAATCGGGCCTGCCCGACCCGACCATGAACGCGAGCCTGCGTCTGGCGATCCAGAACGCCAAGGCGCAGTCGATGCCGAAGGACAATATCGACCGTGCCATCAAGAAGGCTTCCGGTGCCGATACCGAGAATTACGATGCGATCCGTTACGAGGGCTACGGTCCGGGCGGCACGGCGATCATCGTCGAAGCGCTGACCGATAACCGCAACCGCACGGCATCCAACGTTCGCTCGATCTTCACGAAGGCCGGCGGTGCGCTTGGCGAAACCGGTTCGGTGTCCTTCTCCTTCGATCACGTCGGCGAAATCACCTACAAGCCTTCCGCCGGCGATGCCGACAAGGTCATGGAAGCGGCGATCGAAGCCGGTGCCGATGACGTCGAAAGCGATGAAGAAGGCCATGTGATCATCTGCGCCTTCGAATCTCTCGGCGAAGTCGCCAAGGCGCTCGAAGCGACGCTCGGCGAAGCCGAAACCGTGAAGGCGATCTGGCGCGCGCAGAACAACGTGCCGGTCGACGAAGAAAAGGCCCAGTCGCTGATGAAGCTCATCGAAAACCTTGAAGACGATGACGACGTTCAGAACGTCTATTCGAACTTCGAAGTTTCGGACGAAGTCATGGCCAAGCTCTCGGCCTGA
- a CDS encoding MBL fold metallo-hydrolase has translation MMPRFPVLAVFFLIMFLGLGAADAQQKPSRPQPSQCQAIAQSLPKATFASFSPPGPTLANDPVDGPINGDVKITFLGHATLFIETPGGVSIATDYSGAYSPPYTPEVVTMNKAHPSHYTLTPDPAIKYVLHGWSDVPGEPAKIRMTVGDTLIRNVVTDIRSWGGGIEANGNSIFIFEVAGLCIGHLGHLHFELTDQQYAEIGRLDVVMVPVDGGLTMGADSMSRVVKRLRSSLILPMHRWGPPVDQFLALFGPDFDVAYAPTPSVTVSVKTLPRKPLIYVLKGL, from the coding sequence ATGATGCCGCGATTTCCTGTCCTTGCCGTGTTCTTCCTGATAATGTTCCTTGGCTTGGGCGCGGCTGACGCCCAGCAAAAGCCTTCTCGTCCGCAACCAAGCCAATGCCAGGCGATCGCGCAATCCCTGCCCAAGGCAACATTCGCCAGCTTTTCTCCTCCTGGTCCGACGCTTGCCAATGATCCCGTCGATGGCCCCATCAACGGCGACGTGAAGATCACGTTCCTCGGTCACGCAACGCTCTTCATTGAAACGCCCGGCGGCGTTTCCATCGCCACGGATTACAGCGGCGCCTACTCGCCGCCCTATACGCCCGAGGTCGTCACGATGAACAAGGCGCATCCGAGCCACTACACGCTGACGCCGGACCCGGCGATCAAATATGTGCTGCATGGATGGAGCGACGTGCCCGGGGAGCCGGCAAAGATCCGCATGACTGTGGGAGATACGCTGATCCGCAATGTCGTCACCGATATTCGCTCCTGGGGTGGCGGCATCGAAGCCAACGGCAATTCGATCTTCATCTTCGAGGTAGCGGGTCTTTGCATCGGACATCTGGGTCATTTGCATTTCGAGCTCACCGACCAGCAATATGCCGAGATCGGTCGCCTCGATGTCGTGATGGTGCCGGTCGACGGCGGCCTGACCATGGGGGCGGACAGCATGAGCCGTGTGGTGAAAAGGCTGCGCTCGTCACTCATCCTGCCCATGCACCGCTGGGGGCCGCCAGTCGATCAGTTTCTCGCCTTGTTCGGTCCCGACTTCGACGTCGCCTATGCGCCGACACCGAGCGTCACGGTGTCGGTGAAGACCTTGCCGCGCAAGCCGCTGATCTATGTGCTCAAGGGACTGTGA
- a CDS encoding TIGR00282 family metallophosphoesterase codes for MRLLFLGDMVGKTGRVAVWDRLPGLVSDLKLDFVIVNGENAAGGFGITEDIFLETINAGADVVTTGNHVWDQKEAVVFCERHDQFLRPANYPAGTPGRGSGLYYARNGARVLVANIMGRVFMHPELDDPFKSAEAILDACPLKEQADAIVFDFHAEATSEKQCFGHFVDGRASFVIGTHTHVPTADAQILNGGTAYMSDAGMCGDYDSSLGMEKEEPLNRFISKMPKGRFEAASGPATICGVGVEISDATGLAEKIAPLRLGPRLAETIPDFWR; via the coding sequence ATGCGGCTGCTTTTTCTGGGAGATATGGTCGGCAAGACGGGACGGGTTGCTGTGTGGGACCGCCTGCCGGGCCTCGTATCCGACCTGAAGCTCGATTTCGTCATCGTCAATGGCGAGAATGCTGCCGGCGGCTTCGGCATCACCGAGGACATCTTCCTCGAGACAATCAATGCCGGCGCAGACGTCGTGACGACGGGCAACCATGTCTGGGACCAGAAGGAAGCCGTCGTCTTTTGCGAGCGCCACGACCAGTTTCTGCGCCCCGCCAACTATCCGGCCGGCACGCCCGGCCGCGGTTCCGGCCTCTATTACGCGCGTAACGGCGCGCGCGTGCTCGTTGCCAACATCATGGGCCGCGTCTTCATGCATCCGGAGCTCGACGATCCCTTCAAGTCGGCAGAAGCCATCCTCGATGCCTGCCCGCTGAAAGAGCAGGCGGATGCCATCGTCTTCGACTTCCATGCGGAGGCGACGAGCGAAAAGCAGTGTTTCGGTCACTTCGTCGATGGCCGCGCGAGCTTCGTCATTGGCACGCATACGCATGTGCCGACTGCGGACGCACAGATCCTGAATGGTGGCACCGCCTATATGTCGGACGCTGGCATGTGCGGCGATTACGATTCCTCGCTCGGCATGGAAAAGGAAGAACCGCTCAACCGTTTCATCTCGAAGATGCCGAAGGGACGTTTCGAGGCGGCGTCGGGGCCAGCCACCATCTGCGGTGTCGGCGTCGAGATTTCCGACGCGACGGGATTGGCTGAGAAGATCGCGCCGCTCCGGCTTGGACCGCGGCTTGCAGAGACCATTCCGGACTTCTGGCGCTGA
- a CDS encoding 5-formyltetrahydrofolate cyclo-ligase translates to MSKELKAQYRNERLAERDAIPAEDRIEKGLAMVVHGGDAIDIRPGDIVSGFLPIRSEVDIRPLMARLRERGARLCVPVILDRSTIVFRELVAGVPLVPVGFGTSGPGPEAAVLDPDIMLVPLSAFDKSGHRIGYGAGHYDRAIERLHQKGLNPRLIGIAFDCQEVPSVPAEPHDISLDAILTESGLNFVSEVIG, encoded by the coding sequence ATGAGCAAAGAGCTGAAAGCCCAATACCGCAACGAGCGCCTTGCCGAGCGAGACGCCATTCCGGCAGAAGATCGTATTGAAAAGGGCCTGGCCATGGTCGTGCATGGCGGCGACGCCATCGATATCAGGCCGGGAGATATCGTCTCCGGCTTCCTGCCGATCCGTTCGGAAGTGGATATAAGGCCATTGATGGCGCGTCTGCGGGAGCGAGGGGCGCGGCTCTGTGTGCCTGTTATTCTTGATCGCAGCACGATCGTCTTTCGGGAGCTTGTCGCCGGGGTGCCATTGGTTCCGGTCGGATTCGGGACTTCCGGTCCGGGACCTGAAGCGGCAGTGCTGGACCCGGATATCATGCTCGTGCCGCTTTCGGCCTTCGACAAGAGCGGCCATCGCATCGGCTATGGTGCCGGTCATTACGACCGTGCGATCGAACGCCTGCATCAAAAAGGGTTGAATCCGCGGCTGATCGGCATTGCATTCGATTGCCAAGAAGTGCCATCAGTACCCGCTGAGCCGCATGATATCAGTCTTGACGCGATTTTGACCGAGAGCGGACTCAATTTCGTTTCGGAAGTGATTGGATAG
- a CDS encoding HAD family hydrolase yields the protein MSAAFAAAAYCLIQKGSPLSAASNSAFAKTYSGFLFDMDGTIINSIAAAERVWGNWARAQSLDVEKFMPTMHGKRGVDTIGQLNLPGVDPVAEALKITEAEIADVEGVIALPGAVDFLASLPPERWAIVTSSPYRLALARLDAAGIPVPRFMVTAEDVKVGKPDPQCYILGAQRLGLSPSECLVFEDVLAGVKAGEAAGADVVVITVTHSHPIETDHTTLPNYENVRAHVDGDGKLSIIRKG from the coding sequence ATGAGCGCCGCGTTTGCCGCAGCCGCTTATTGTCTTATCCAGAAAGGTTCGCCCTTGTCCGCTGCATCGAATTCCGCCTTCGCCAAGACCTATTCCGGCTTCCTGTTCGATATGGACGGCACGATCATCAATTCGATTGCCGCTGCCGAACGCGTCTGGGGTAATTGGGCACGCGCCCAGAGTCTTGATGTCGAGAAGTTCATGCCAACCATGCATGGCAAGCGCGGCGTCGATACGATCGGTCAGTTGAATCTGCCTGGCGTCGATCCGGTCGCGGAGGCGCTGAAGATCACCGAAGCCGAGATTGCCGATGTCGAGGGTGTGATCGCGCTGCCGGGCGCCGTCGATTTCCTTGCGTCTTTGCCGCCGGAGCGCTGGGCGATCGTCACCTCGTCGCCCTATCGGTTGGCGCTGGCGCGGCTTGACGCTGCCGGGATCCCCGTTCCGCGCTTCATGGTGACCGCCGAGGACGTGAAGGTCGGCAAGCCTGATCCGCAGTGCTATATCCTCGGCGCGCAGCGCCTCGGCCTCAGTCCATCGGAATGCCTGGTGTTTGAAGACGTCCTGGCCGGCGTCAAGGCAGGCGAGGCGGCTGGTGCGGATGTGGTGGTCATCACAGTGACGCATTCGCATCCGATCGAGACCGATCACACCACACTGCCGAATTATGAAAATGTTCGCGCACATGTGGATGGCGACGGAAAATTGTCGATCATCCGTAAAGGCTGA
- a CDS encoding virulence factor gives MILKYAMSLAFACVLSTGLLMSGQARAEADDTKYDLGMIPAPHIMRPHGKVSNEVVLISDLAGWGDKEKAVADKLVANGSLVIGIDYPSFLAALNNYDVSKNDGCIYIVSDLESLSQQVQRSFADSTYQLPVIAGVGAGGAMALTIAAQTPDATVAGTLAVDPTAGVGLKQELCTPAEKKTDGDMVSFGLQEGALPNPILVTFTANAPKDGRDHVADIQKDHPEVQTTDSDNADTYATLEASLADLMKTIDSSKSPLGLPLDIMETTPTEDTLAIVYSGDGGWRDIDKEVGSYLQDQGIPVVGVDTLHYFWTEKDPQQTANDLGRIIDFYTKRFKVKHVVLVGYSFGADVLPASYNRLPQAEKDKIVQMSLLSLSQKVDYVISVMGWLGASSQGKGGDPVNDLKSINPKMVQCVYGKDDDEDVACPLLKGTGAEVIAMDGGHHFDDDYEALANHIINGLKSRLGE, from the coding sequence ATGATCTTGAAATACGCAATGTCATTGGCTTTCGCATGCGTGCTGTCGACGGGCCTGCTGATGTCGGGCCAAGCACGGGCTGAAGCCGACGATACAAAATATGATCTGGGCATGATCCCGGCGCCGCACATCATGCGACCGCACGGCAAGGTTTCGAACGAAGTTGTCCTGATTTCCGATCTCGCCGGCTGGGGCGACAAGGAGAAGGCTGTTGCCGACAAGCTCGTCGCCAATGGCTCGCTCGTCATCGGCATCGACTATCCGTCCTTTCTGGCCGCGCTCAATAATTACGACGTCAGCAAGAACGACGGCTGCATCTATATCGTCTCGGATCTGGAATCGCTCAGCCAGCAGGTGCAGCGCTCCTTTGCCGACAGCACCTATCAATTGCCTGTTATCGCCGGTGTTGGCGCCGGTGGCGCCATGGCGCTGACGATCGCGGCCCAGACGCCAGATGCGACCGTTGCCGGTACGCTGGCCGTCGACCCGACTGCGGGCGTCGGCCTGAAGCAGGAACTCTGCACGCCGGCCGAGAAGAAGACCGACGGCGATATGGTGTCCTTCGGTCTGCAGGAAGGCGCGCTGCCCAATCCTATTCTCGTGACCTTCACAGCGAATGCGCCGAAGGATGGCCGCGACCACGTTGCAGACATCCAGAAGGACCATCCCGAAGTCCAGACCACCGATTCCGACAATGCCGACACCTATGCGACGCTGGAGGCTTCGCTCGCCGATCTGATGAAGACGATCGACAGCTCGAAATCGCCGCTTGGATTGCCCCTTGACATCATGGAGACGACGCCGACCGAAGACACGCTCGCAATCGTCTATTCGGGTGATGGCGGCTGGCGCGACATCGACAAGGAAGTCGGCAGCTACCTGCAGGACCAAGGCATCCCGGTCGTGGGCGTCGATACCCTGCATTATTTCTGGACGGAGAAGGATCCGCAGCAGACGGCCAACGACCTCGGCCGGATCATCGACTTCTATACCAAGCGCTTCAAGGTCAAGCATGTGGTGCTGGTTGGTTATTCCTTTGGCGCCGATGTGCTGCCGGCGAGCTACAATCGCCTGCCTCAGGCCGAAAAGGACAAGATCGTCCAGATGTCGCTGCTGTCTTTGTCGCAGAAGGTCGACTATGTGATTTCGGTCATGGGCTGGCTCGGGGCCTCGAGCCAGGGCAAGGGCGGCGATCCCGTCAACGACCTCAAGTCGATCAATCCGAAGATGGTGCAATGCGTCTACGGCAAGGATGACGACGAGGATGTCGCCTGCCCGCTGCTGAAGGGCACGGGTGCGGAAGTCATCGCCATGGATGGCGGCCACCATTTCGATGACGATTACGAAGCCCTGGCGAACCACATCATCAATGGACTGAAGAGCCGCCTCGGCGAATAA